One genomic window of Devosia salina includes the following:
- a CDS encoding O-antigen ligase family protein → MSGQAGVGAQGMGVSLMGLRFAVLSTRNMLFLLAVLAMNYTLSRPSPVDMLYIGAFLLTLFHLTLFPKFEVTRRALILSLLLGSWAVFFMVPSVPHLGEEFVAFELLAKTFAIAIGVIGAFVSMSWQRRHFETFMRFYVASCVVASILGTIGFLLQTELLTWDGRAKGLIDDPNMYGSFLIPGMIFCAYLLARPRSRKLVLLGAMAIILLGVLLSFSRIAVVASAVCLFGFFFFQNRRRPRRLVMIIGGTVAIGIVMFAVASLTSAEFMAKLLDRLTFAKSYDLGEEGRYARYLLVLPMIMNNPIGVGVLQLEKIFPEPIHNIWLSSFVNYGWGGGITWITLVISSVVVSIRNYRRTRDEIVVALMISMIAVVMCTSLHEGEHWRHLWLMFGMVWGVNIYNLGAVRRSPAPTPSPGRGQGQIGPRR, encoded by the coding sequence ATGAGTGGACAGGCAGGGGTTGGCGCGCAGGGCATGGGCGTGAGCCTGATGGGGTTGCGGTTCGCCGTCCTTTCGACGCGCAACATGCTGTTCCTGCTCGCCGTCCTGGCCATGAACTACACGCTCAGCCGCCCCTCCCCTGTCGATATGCTCTATATCGGGGCGTTCCTGCTGACGCTGTTTCACCTCACGCTATTCCCCAAGTTCGAGGTGACCCGGCGCGCCTTGATCCTCTCGCTGCTGCTCGGCTCCTGGGCCGTCTTCTTCATGGTGCCGTCGGTGCCGCATCTGGGCGAGGAGTTCGTGGCCTTCGAGCTCCTGGCGAAAACCTTCGCCATTGCCATCGGGGTGATCGGTGCCTTCGTCTCGATGAGCTGGCAGCGCCGGCATTTCGAAACCTTCATGCGGTTCTACGTCGCCTCGTGTGTGGTGGCCTCGATCCTGGGCACGATCGGCTTCCTGCTGCAGACCGAGCTTTTGACCTGGGACGGGCGCGCCAAGGGCCTCATCGACGACCCCAACATGTATGGCTCGTTCCTGATCCCGGGCATGATCTTCTGCGCCTATCTGCTGGCCCGCCCGCGCAGCCGCAAACTCGTGTTGCTGGGGGCCATGGCGATCATCCTGCTGGGCGTGCTGCTGTCCTTCTCCCGCATCGCGGTGGTCGCTTCGGCCGTGTGCCTGTTCGGCTTCTTCTTCTTCCAGAACCGGCGGCGTCCGCGGCGCCTGGTGATGATCATTGGTGGGACCGTGGCCATCGGCATCGTGATGTTTGCGGTCGCCAGCCTCACCTCCGCCGAGTTCATGGCCAAGCTGCTCGACCGCCTGACCTTCGCCAAGTCCTACGATCTGGGCGAGGAAGGGCGCTATGCGCGCTATCTGCTGGTCTTGCCGATGATCATGAACAACCCCATCGGCGTCGGCGTGCTGCAGCTCGAAAAGATATTCCCCGAGCCGATCCACAACATCTGGCTCAGTTCCTTCGTCAATTATGGCTGGGGCGGCGGCATCACCTGGATCACTCTGGTGATCTCGAGCGTCGTGGTCTCGATCCGCAATTACCGGCGGACGCGCGATGAGATCGTCGTGGCATTGATGATCTCGATGATTGCCGTGGTCATGTGTACCTCGCTGCATGAGGGCGAGCACTGGCGGCATTTGTGGCTGATGTTCGGCATGGTGTGGGGCGTGAACATCTACAATCTCGGCGCTGTTCGAAGGTCCCCCGCCCCGACGCCCTCACCCGGCCGAGGTCAGGGCCAGATCGGACCGCGCAGATAG
- a CDS encoding N-acetylmannosamine-6-phosphate 2-epimerase, which yields MMLPRGLVVSCQARADNPLHGPHFMGAMALAARDGGAVAIRANGPDDIAAVRAAGLPVIGIHKVFSSDYPVYITPDFAAAEAIVAAGAGIVALDCTERPRDGEHPGVLVRRIRDELGAEVFADVSTFEEGLKAAEWGADYVATTLSGYTEATQPKPDAPDLALLEALTNRLEVPVVAEGRYNTPERVAEAFALGAHAVVVGTMITNPREITRMFVQEGVPR from the coding sequence ATGATGCTGCCCAGGGGCCTCGTCGTTTCCTGCCAGGCACGGGCAGACAACCCGCTGCATGGTCCGCACTTCATGGGCGCCATGGCGCTGGCGGCCCGCGATGGCGGCGCCGTTGCGATACGGGCCAATGGCCCGGACGACATCGCGGCAGTGCGCGCAGCGGGATTGCCGGTGATCGGCATCCACAAGGTGTTCTCCAGCGACTACCCGGTTTACATCACGCCCGATTTTGCGGCCGCCGAAGCCATTGTCGCCGCAGGGGCCGGGATCGTGGCGCTTGATTGCACGGAGCGCCCGCGCGACGGGGAACACCCTGGCGTGCTGGTCCGCCGTATCCGCGACGAGCTGGGGGCGGAAGTCTTCGCCGATGTCTCGACCTTCGAGGAAGGCCTCAAGGCCGCCGAATGGGGCGCCGACTATGTTGCCACGACCCTCTCCGGCTATACGGAGGCCACCCAGCCCAAGCCGGACGCGCCGGACCTGGCCCTGTTGGAAGCGCTGACGAACCGTCTCGAGGTTCCGGTCGTCGCCGAAGGGCGTTACAACACACCCGAACGGGTGGCCGAGGCCTTCGCACTGGGTGCCCATGCCGTCGTCGTGGGAACCATGATCACCAATCCGCGTGAAATCACCCGCATGTTTGTCCAAGAGGGCGTGCCCCGGTGA
- a CDS encoding carbohydrate ABC transporter permease — MSTTAGTATYYDRKGLLGTLGRDGLLQVILIANTIIMLAPIVIMIFSAFKTTPQIFQSPFGIPDFTQVGNFAKIWTQTNFLRYLINSFVVTGASMVLILTLGTMAAYAIGRYAFTGANFILMFFVAGLTLPLKLAIIPLFMLMRDLSILNNQLSLIFVYTAMGLPTTIFIMTGFIRTLPNELEDAARMDGASEARIMWSIMLPLVRPAMVIAGIQNVVPIWNDFFFPLVFIQNDDLKTLPQGLTTFMGEYTTDWGVLFSGLTLSAAPIILIYIVLSRQFIAGMTSGAVK, encoded by the coding sequence ATGAGTACCACCGCAGGCACCGCGACCTATTACGACCGCAAGGGGCTTCTCGGGACGCTGGGCCGGGATGGGCTGCTGCAGGTCATCCTGATCGCCAATACCATCATCATGCTGGCGCCGATCGTCATCATGATCTTCTCGGCCTTCAAGACCACGCCGCAGATCTTCCAGTCGCCCTTCGGCATTCCCGACTTCACCCAGGTCGGCAACTTCGCCAAGATCTGGACGCAGACCAATTTCCTGCGCTACCTGATCAACTCCTTCGTGGTCACCGGCGCTTCCATGGTGCTGATCCTGACCCTGGGCACCATGGCAGCCTACGCCATCGGGCGTTATGCCTTTACCGGCGCGAATTTCATCCTGATGTTCTTCGTGGCCGGGCTGACGCTGCCCCTCAAGCTCGCCATCATTCCGCTCTTCATGCTGATGCGCGACCTCTCCATCCTCAACAACCAGCTCTCGTTGATCTTCGTCTATACGGCCATGGGCCTGCCCACGACGATATTCATCATGACCGGTTTCATCCGCACCCTGCCCAATGAGCTGGAGGACGCGGCCCGGATGGATGGCGCCTCCGAGGCGCGGATCATGTGGTCGATCATGCTGCCGCTGGTGCGCCCGGCCATGGTCATCGCCGGCATCCAGAATGTGGTGCCCATCTGGAACGACTTCTTTTTCCCGCTGGTCTTCATCCAGAATGATGATCTCAAGACCCTGCCACAGGGCCTGACCACCTTCATGGGCGAATATACGACCGACTGGGGGGTGCTCTTCTCCGGGCTGACCCTGTCGGCCGCACCGATCATCCTCATCTATATCGTGCTCTCGCGCCAGTTTATCGCCGGCATGACCTCAGGCGCGGTGAAATGA
- a CDS encoding N-acetylglucosamine kinase, translating to MRQVHLGLDVGGTASRWVACDAAGQVVARGSVGGATAHVFNPAERQRLGTALGQVAEAVAAAGLEPVGLVGGLTGFGVAASNDIRLLASEALGLTQDRILVMDDIILAYAAHFRPGQGHLVSAGTGSIGVHVAADGTTTRVGGRGILIDDAGSGSWIALQALDRIYRVLDRTGSYDAIEALAEAIFALVGGAEWHDVRQYVYAGDRGRIGALAVGVARAAEAGDATALDILRQAGTELAGLAKALAARVGERPVAFIGGVLQLHPVIGAQIRAQLPDIEVSQPPIDSALAAARLQMDDAGGQWRTTLAALG from the coding sequence GTGAGACAAGTCCATCTCGGTCTCGATGTCGGCGGCACGGCCAGCCGGTGGGTCGCCTGTGACGCGGCGGGGCAGGTTGTGGCGCGCGGCAGCGTCGGCGGCGCCACCGCGCATGTGTTCAACCCGGCCGAGCGCCAGCGTCTCGGCACCGCGCTGGGCCAGGTGGCCGAGGCGGTCGCGGCTGCGGGACTGGAGCCGGTGGGACTGGTGGGCGGGCTGACCGGTTTCGGTGTCGCGGCGAGCAACGACATTCGCCTCCTGGCGAGTGAGGCGCTTGGACTGACGCAGGACCGAATACTGGTCATGGACGACATCATCCTCGCCTATGCGGCGCATTTTCGGCCGGGGCAGGGGCATCTGGTCTCCGCCGGCACCGGGTCCATCGGCGTGCATGTGGCGGCTGATGGAACGACGACCCGCGTCGGGGGCAGGGGCATCCTGATCGACGATGCGGGGTCGGGCAGCTGGATTGCCCTGCAGGCGCTTGACCGAATCTATCGTGTCCTGGACCGGACCGGGTCCTATGACGCTATCGAGGCCCTCGCGGAGGCGATCTTCGCGCTCGTGGGTGGCGCCGAGTGGCACGACGTCCGCCAATATGTCTATGCGGGCGACCGCGGCCGCATCGGTGCCCTGGCCGTGGGCGTCGCCAGGGCCGCCGAAGCGGGTGACGCGACCGCACTCGACATCCTGCGCCAGGCCGGAACGGAACTGGCCGGATTGGCAAAGGCGCTTGCGGCGAGGGTTGGCGAGCGGCCCGTTGCCTTTATCGGCGGAGTGCTGCAGCTGCATCCGGTGATCGGTGCGCAGATCAGGGCGCAACTGCCCGACATCGAGGTTTCGCAGCCGCCCATAGACAGCGCCCTCGCGGCAGCACGCCTGCAGATGGACGACGCCGGCGGCCAATGGCGCACAACGCTGGCGGCGCTGGGCTAG
- a CDS encoding carbohydrate ABC transporter permease yields the protein MPKLRMTGRGLWITVLIVPPLAFVALFIVYPIISAFAYAFFDWQGLKRGAYVGLENFHTVLFVEPYRSWTLNAFKNNIIVFFALMVLQNGLGFILAYALWRELPGARFHRIAVFLPVVLSTIIVAYLFKLFYHPLFGVVNITLKSIGLGWMAQPWLGQSGTALWSIIVAQAWHMVGFPTLVFLAGMQRIPGEILDAVRMETESEWVKISKIVWPLVAPSATIVFTLLFVGAFNWFELPYIMGGLDGSPFGSTDVLGLYFYRTAFGNVSAGQQDFGLGSALAVLIFLFIAVIASVITVRLRAREIQI from the coding sequence ATGCCCAAACTTCGGATGACAGGACGTGGCCTCTGGATCACCGTCCTCATCGTGCCGCCACTGGCTTTCGTGGCGCTGTTCATCGTCTATCCGATCATTTCGGCCTTCGCCTATGCCTTCTTCGACTGGCAGGGCCTGAAGCGCGGTGCGTACGTGGGGCTGGAAAACTTCCACACCGTGCTGTTCGTCGAGCCCTATCGCAGCTGGACGCTCAACGCCTTCAAGAACAATATCATAGTCTTCTTCGCGCTCATGGTGCTGCAGAATGGCCTCGGCTTCATCCTGGCCTATGCGCTCTGGCGTGAATTGCCCGGCGCCCGGTTCCACCGCATCGCGGTCTTCCTGCCGGTCGTGTTGTCGACGATCATCGTCGCCTATCTCTTCAAGCTCTTCTATCACCCGCTGTTCGGCGTGGTGAACATCACCCTCAAGTCCATTGGCCTGGGATGGATGGCGCAGCCCTGGCTGGGGCAGAGCGGCACCGCACTCTGGAGCATCATCGTCGCCCAGGCCTGGCACATGGTGGGCTTCCCCACGCTGGTCTTCCTCGCCGGCATGCAGCGCATCCCCGGGGAAATCCTGGACGCGGTGCGCATGGAAACCGAAAGCGAGTGGGTGAAGATCTCCAAGATCGTCTGGCCGCTGGTTGCGCCCAGCGCCACCATCGTCTTCACGCTGCTGTTCGTGGGCGCCTTCAACTGGTTCGAGCTGCCCTACATCATGGGTGGGCTCGATGGCTCGCCCTTCGGGTCGACCGACGTGCTCGGGCTCTATTTCTATCGCACCGCCTTCGGCAACGTCTCCGCCGGCCAGCAGGATTTCGGGCTAGGCAGCGCCCTGGCCGTGCTGATTTTCCTCTTCATAGCCGTCATCGCCTCGGTCATCACCGTGCGGCTGCGCGCCCGGGAGATCCAGATATGA
- a CDS encoding extracellular solute-binding protein has protein sequence MKTNLIRIGAALGAVLVAAPALAQDLTFWSWRQEDKAAYEQFIDTFEAANPGITVKFETFEATNYNTILSTALAGGTGPDVMMVRAYGGLENVASAGYLEPLSTETVPALADFSQASLSAESMRSDGKIYAVPFASQTQFVIYNKAIFDANGLEEPQTWADLEALSQKLKDAGVIPFANGTATAWQNETVTFGLGSSLMGEDFYNDLVAGNADFTDERFTSALGAVADIAANYFPDGFIGLDYPSAQQLFSSGMAGMFIGGSYELANFKNQNPDIELGMFAAPGETADDAKLVAVYFDGGYAVNAATPNKDAAITFVNYLASQEFGQAFANTLNNISTIPGVTFDNPLLAEVAELNQSSIPYLMLAHFRYGEPSGSVLIQGEMQKLFSGETTSEAIGEVLTTGLAAWYEPFQN, from the coding sequence ATGAAGACCAATCTGATCCGTATCGGCGCTGCCCTTGGGGCCGTGCTCGTCGCCGCCCCGGCCTTGGCCCAGGACCTGACGTTCTGGAGCTGGCGCCAGGAAGACAAGGCTGCCTATGAGCAGTTCATCGACACCTTCGAGGCTGCCAATCCCGGCATCACCGTCAAGTTCGAGACCTTCGAAGCCACCAATTACAACACCATCCTCTCCACCGCCCTGGCCGGCGGCACTGGCCCGGATGTGATGATGGTGCGCGCCTATGGCGGGCTCGAAAACGTGGCGTCGGCCGGTTACCTTGAGCCGCTTTCGACCGAGACAGTCCCGGCGCTGGCCGATTTCTCCCAGGCCTCGCTGTCGGCGGAAAGCATGCGTTCGGACGGCAAGATCTACGCCGTGCCCTTCGCCAGCCAGACCCAGTTCGTCATCTACAACAAGGCCATTTTTGACGCCAACGGGCTCGAAGAACCCCAGACCTGGGCGGACCTGGAAGCCCTGAGCCAGAAGCTCAAGGACGCCGGCGTCATCCCCTTCGCCAATGGCACCGCCACCGCCTGGCAGAACGAAACGGTCACCTTCGGTCTCGGCTCCTCGCTGATGGGCGAAGACTTCTACAATGACCTCGTGGCCGGCAATGCCGATTTCACCGATGAGCGCTTCACCTCTGCTTTGGGCGCAGTCGCCGACATCGCGGCCAACTACTTCCCGGATGGGTTCATCGGCCTCGACTACCCCTCCGCCCAGCAGCTGTTCTCCTCGGGCATGGCCGGCATGTTCATCGGCGGTTCGTACGAACTGGCCAATTTCAAGAACCAGAACCCGGATATCGAGCTGGGCATGTTCGCGGCACCCGGCGAAACTGCCGATGATGCAAAGCTGGTGGCCGTCTATTTCGACGGTGGCTATGCGGTGAACGCCGCCACGCCGAACAAGGACGCGGCAATCACCTTCGTGAACTACCTTGCCAGCCAGGAATTCGGCCAGGCTTTCGCCAATACGCTCAACAACATCTCGACCATTCCGGGCGTCACGTTCGACAACCCGCTGCTGGCCGAAGTTGCCGAGCTCAACCAGTCCTCGATCCCATACCTGATGCTGGCGCATTTCCGTTATGGCGAGCCCTCCGGCTCGGTGCTGATCCAGGGCGAAATGCAGAAGCTGTTCTCCGGCGAGACCACTTCGGAGGCCATCGGCGAGGTTCTGACCACTGGCCTTGCGGCCTGGTACGAGCCCTTCCAGAACTAA
- a CDS encoding phosphotransferase enzyme family protein, with protein sequence MPLQVRDLDNAIPLWADLAGAEPSLINHSENHTFLLSVPGGEAFTLRVHRPDYQSVANIESELAWLEALHRQTELSIPEPVAGRNGKLLQQFRTSTGEVRQAVLFHFIAGHEPSPDSNLVDLFSVLGGYAAGLHRHAIAWKRPPGFERQAWTAASILDAGGLWGDWRVAPGVTADIHQVLDRAQQDLRRRLDAYGTAPDRYGLIHADMRLGNLLVEGDQVCLIDFDDCGLCWFGYDFAAAISFHETHKAVPALKASWLEAYQAIRPLSDEDIEALDSMVMLRRMALLAWIGSHAETSLAQTHMPGFAEGTAALAERYLRGPIWP encoded by the coding sequence ATGCCGCTGCAAGTGCGCGACCTGGACAATGCCATACCGCTTTGGGCCGATCTGGCGGGGGCCGAGCCGTCGCTGATCAACCATTCCGAGAACCACACCTTCCTGCTCTCCGTGCCGGGCGGCGAGGCGTTTACGCTGCGCGTGCACCGGCCCGACTATCAGAGCGTGGCCAATATCGAGAGCGAACTGGCCTGGCTCGAGGCGCTGCACCGGCAGACCGAGCTGTCCATTCCCGAGCCGGTGGCCGGCCGTAACGGCAAGCTGCTGCAGCAGTTCCGCACCTCCACCGGCGAGGTGCGGCAGGCGGTGCTGTTTCACTTCATCGCCGGGCATGAACCGAGCCCGGACAGCAATCTGGTCGATCTGTTTTCCGTGCTCGGCGGCTATGCGGCCGGGCTGCACCGGCACGCCATCGCCTGGAAGCGGCCTCCGGGCTTCGAGCGCCAGGCCTGGACGGCGGCGAGCATTCTGGACGCCGGCGGGCTCTGGGGCGACTGGCGCGTCGCGCCCGGTGTCACGGCTGACATCCACCAGGTGCTGGACAGGGCGCAGCAGGACCTGCGGCGCCGCCTCGACGCCTATGGCACGGCGCCCGACCGCTACGGCCTCATTCACGCCGACATGCGCCTGGGCAATCTGCTGGTCGAGGGCGACCAGGTTTGCCTGATCGACTTCGACGATTGCGGCCTGTGCTGGTTCGGCTACGACTTTGCCGCGGCCATTTCCTTCCACGAAACGCACAAGGCCGTTCCCGCCCTCAAGGCGTCTTGGCTGGAGGCCTACCAGGCGATCCGCCCGCTTTCGGACGAAGATATCGAGGCGCTCGATTCCATGGTGATGCTGCGGCGCATGGCGCTGCTGGCCTGGATCGGCTCGCATGCCGAAACCAGCCTGGCGCAGACCCATATGCCCGGCTTCGCCGAAGGGACGGCTGCGCTCGCGGAGCGCTATCTGCGCGGTCCGATCTGGCCCTGA